A segment of the Streptomyces sp. L2 genome:
CGGGTGCCTAGAAGCCCGCCGGCTCCGTGTACACCCCCCACTCCTCCCGCAGCACCCCACAGATCTCCCCCAGCGTCGCCTCGGCCCGAACAGCCTCCAGCATCGGCTCGATCATGTTGGACCCGCCCCGCGCGGCAGCCAGCATCGCCTCCAGTGCCGAACGCACAGCGGCCTCGTCACGAGCCCCCTTCCGCTCCCCCAGAATGCGGACCTGCTCCCGCTCCACCTCATGACTGACCCGCAGGATCTCCAGGTCCCCGGTGACCGAGCCGGTCGCGACGTTCACGCCCACGACCCGCTTCTCACCCTTCTCCAGAGCCTGCTGGTACCGGAACGCCGACTCGGCGATCTCCCCGGTGAACCACCCGTCCTCGATCCCCCGCAGGATCCCGGACGTGATCGGCCCGATCGGGTGCTGCCCGTCGGGGTGGGCCCGCAGCCCCCGCTCCTTGATCTGCTCGAAGATCTTCTCCGCGTCCGCCTCGATGCGGTCGGTGAGCTGCTCGACGTACCACGAACCGCCCAGCGGATCCGCCACGTTGGCGACCCCGGTCTCCTCCATCAGCACCTGCTGCGTGCGCAGCGCGATCTCCGCCGCCTGCTCGCTCGGCAGCGCCAGCGTCTCGTCCAGCGCGTTGGTGTGCAGCGAGTTGGTCCCGCCGAGCACGGCGGACAGCGCCTCCACCGCCGTACGCACCACGTTGTTGTACGGCTGCTGCGCGGTCAGCGACACACCGGCGGTCTGCGTGTGGAACCGCAGCCACTGCGCCTTGTCGCTCTGCGCGCCGTACACGTCCCGCATCCAGCGCGCCCAGATCCGGCGCGCGGCACGGAACTTGGCGATCTCCTCGAAGAAGTCGAGGTGCGCGTCGAAGAAGAAGCTCAGCCCGGGCGCGAACACGTCCACGTCCAGGCCGCGCGAGAGCCCCAGCTCCACGTACCCGAACCCGTCCGCGAGGGTGTACGCCAGCTCCTGCGCGGCCGTCGCACCGGCCTCGCGGATGTGGTAGCCGGACACCGACAGCGGCTTGTAGGCGGGGATGCCGGCCGCGCAGTGCTCCATCAGGTCGCCGATCAGCCGCAGATGGGGCTCCGGCTGGAACAGCCACTCCTTCTGGGCGATGTACTCCTTGAAGATGTCCGTCTGCAGGGTGCCGTTCAGCACGGCGGGTTCCACGCCCTGCCGCTCGGCGGCGACCAGGTACATGCAGAACACGGGCACGGCGGGCCCGCTGATCGTCATGGAGGTCGTCACGTCCCCGAGCGGGATGTCCTTGAACAGGACCTCCATGTCGGCGGCCGAGTCGATGGCCACGCCGCAGTGCCCGACCTCGCCCAGCGAGCGCGGGTCGTCGGAGTCGCGGCCCATCAGCGTCGGCATGTCGAAGGCCACGGACAGGCCGCCGCCACCGGCGGCCAGGATCATCTTGTACCGCTCGTTCGTCTGCTCGGCGTTGCCGAACCCGGCGAACTGGCGGATCGTCCACGTACGCCCCCGGTAGCCGGTCGGATGGAGCCCGCGCGTGAACGGGTACTCCCCGGGCCAGCCGATCCGCTCGAATCCCTCGTACGTGTCCCCCGGCCGGGGCCCGTACACCGGCTCCACGGGATCGCCGGAGAGCGTGGTGAAGTCTGCGTCGCGCTTGCGGGCGGCGTCGTAGCGGGCCTGCCAGCGTCGGCGGCCTTCCTCGATGGCGTGAGCGTCCATACCCTCGAATTTACTTGGACGTCCTAGTAAATGTCGATGGCAGACCGCCGTACGATGCCGTACGGCGGTGAGACCTACGCCTCAGCGGCCACCGGAGCCGGCTCGGCGATCTTCGCCTCCAGCTCCCGGCTGACCTTCCGCTCGACGAAGAATGCGGCGGTCGGGATCGTTCCGGCCAGGAGAACCCAGAGCTGGCGACCGACGGGCCACTTCGCCTTGGAGCCGAGGTCGAAGGCGAAGATCAGGTACACGACGTACAGCCAGCCGTGGGCGATGCCGACGAAGGTGGTGAACTTCTCCGCCCCGTCGATCTGAAGCCCGTACTTGGCGATGACGCCCAGGGTCAGCAGGACCAGCAGCACGCCGGTGACGTAGGCCATGACGCGGTAGCGGGTCAGCACGCTTCGTTTCATGGATACGAGCGTAACCGCCCGAAAAATCCCCGCTTCGGCGGGGAGCACGGTACCGTCCCGACAAGCAGTACCCACATCTGCGGGACACCTCCGCGGCAGCGGAGAGCAGCGTGCTGACCCGCGAAAACTCTACTC
Coding sequences within it:
- a CDS encoding methylmalonyl-CoA mutase family protein, yielding MDAHAIEEGRRRWQARYDAARKRDADFTTLSGDPVEPVYGPRPGDTYEGFERIGWPGEYPFTRGLHPTGYRGRTWTIRQFAGFGNAEQTNERYKMILAAGGGGLSVAFDMPTLMGRDSDDPRSLGEVGHCGVAIDSAADMEVLFKDIPLGDVTTSMTISGPAVPVFCMYLVAAERQGVEPAVLNGTLQTDIFKEYIAQKEWLFQPEPHLRLIGDLMEHCAAGIPAYKPLSVSGYHIREAGATAAQELAYTLADGFGYVELGLSRGLDVDVFAPGLSFFFDAHLDFFEEIAKFRAARRIWARWMRDVYGAQSDKAQWLRFHTQTAGVSLTAQQPYNNVVRTAVEALSAVLGGTNSLHTNALDETLALPSEQAAEIALRTQQVLMEETGVANVADPLGGSWYVEQLTDRIEADAEKIFEQIKERGLRAHPDGQHPIGPITSGILRGIEDGWFTGEIAESAFRYQQALEKGEKRVVGVNVATGSVTGDLEILRVSHEVEREQVRILGERKGARDEAAVRSALEAMLAAARGGSNMIEPMLEAVRAEATLGEICGVLREEWGVYTEPAGF
- a CDS encoding DUF3817 domain-containing protein, translating into MKRSVLTRYRVMAYVTGVLLVLLTLGVIAKYGLQIDGAEKFTTFVGIAHGWLYVVYLIFAFDLGSKAKWPVGRQLWVLLAGTIPTAAFFVERKVSRELEAKIAEPAPVAAEA